AAAGTCCGTTCCGTTCATGTCCATCATTTCGAAGAATGGGCAGAGGAAGTTAGAAATCATCGGAGAATATTCGAAGAAATTTCTATTCCGGCCCGGTTGATCATTGAACATCTCATCCATTGCCGCCATAAATCAGGGCAAGTATCATTGGAAACGGGCCAAATGTCCCTGGCTTTTTCGAGCATTGGCAGTATTAAAGTTGAGCAATTCGGAATTATTAAAATAAAGTGCGGAGAACTGGAGACCTCGTGGCGGGACAGCAACACCAGCTATTATTTTTATCCAGACAAAGTGGAACTGCGGGCTGCGGATGAGAAATCGGCGATTAAGATTCTTTTTACTTATGCTTTCACTCAGCAGATTGTCGAGAAGTTTCCGGAACTTATTCACTGCCCCAATGTGGCATATATTCACCCCCAGCTAGAACAATGGTCGAGGCAGGTGTAAACTTATGGCTAATCTGGAAAAAGGTTTAATTCAGATTTATACCGGTAATAATAAAGGTAAGACAACAGCAGCTTTAGGGTTGACCCTGAGGGCTGTCGGACATGGCTATCATGTTTTTATACTTCAGTTTATGAAGGGCCGCCAGGATTATGGGGAATTGCAAGGCCTGAAACGTCTGGAGCCGGAATGCCGGCTTGAGCAATACGGCTCACCGGGATGGGTCTTTAAAGGACAAGCTGAGGAAAATGATTGCCGCGAGGCCCGGGCAGGTTTGGAGCGAGCCCGGGAGATCATGATGTCTGGAGAATGGGATATTGTCATCCTTGATGAAATCGTCAATGCCATCTGGTTTGAACTGATTCCCGAAGAGGAGGTCATAGAACTACTGGCTCAGAAACCTGAGCATGTAGAGATTATCATGACAGGCCGCAATGCTTCACCTCAACTGATAGAGAAAGCTCATCTTGTCACAGAGATGGTGGACATTAAACATCCTTATGAGCTGGGGATCCAGGCTCGCAAAGGGATAGAGTATTAAAGGACAGTTTTTATTTTATCTTATTTGATTAATTATCGGAAATTTGAGAAAATTACCTATAATTATGACTAGATTTAAAATAAAAACTATGGTAGAATAAGAGCAAGAAATTACTTTCACATAAAACGGAGGTGTAAGTCATATGTATGCAGCAAAATATGAATCCATTAAGACGGGCATCCCGGATCGCTTACCAAAGTTTAAACGTGGCGACCGCGTGTTAACCTATAATTCAAAAATGGGAACCGTGGTACGCTTGGAAAAAGATGAACTCGGTGAGTATTTCGTGGTTCAATTAGACGTCTTTTCTGGAGAATATGCTTATGACGCCAAAGATTTGACAAGATTGCAGTAATAATATAAAGCTCTTGATTTTTGTGATTAACGCCTGTGAAGCTGAAAAGCCGCAGGCGTTTTTATTATGCTTGAGACCCTTTGCCAAGGTTTCGCCAAGGGAGGAGAAAACTAATGTCTCTTCTTTTTAATTAAGGCATATATTTAGATTAAGCCTTGTAAGGTATGATGTATAGCGAAAAGGAGGACTACGATGGAAGTAATACAATGGCTTAAAAATTACCGGGATAGAGAAGCTGCCTTGGCATGGAACGGAACCTTTACGGAATATCTGTTAAAGATTGTTGAAAACCCCAAGCTTGCCATGCACGCCCATGCACGGATCTATGAGATGATTCGTAAAGCAGGAATTAAAGAAGAAAATGATCATAAGAATTATGCATTCTTTAATAAAGAACTCTTTGGCATGGAGAAAACCTTGGAGCGCCTGGTAGAAGAGTATTTTCATTCGGCAGCGAAACGACTGGATGTCAGGAAGCGGATTCTTCTGCTCATGGGACCCGTCAGCGGGGGTAAGTCCACCATTGTAACCTTGCTGAAAAAAGGCCTGGAGGACTATACCAGGACGGAGGAGGGCGCCGTTTACGCTATTGATGGCTGCCCCATGCATGAGGATCCCCTCCATTTGCTTCCGCAGGTCCTGCGGGAAGAATTCGAACAGCAATACGGGATTCGTATCGAAGGCAATCTTTGCCCGGTCTGCCGGCTGAGAGTGGAAGAAGAGTTCCAAGGCCGTGTGGAGGATGTACCTATTAAGAGAATCGTCTTTTCTGAAGAACAGCGGGTAGGCATCGGGACCTTCACCCCCTCTGACCCTAAATCCCAGGACATCGCAGATTTGACGGGAAGCATCGATTTCTCCACCATTACGGAATACGGTTCAGAATCGGATCCCAGAGCCTATCGTTTCGACGGTGAATTGAATAAGGCCAATAGAGGTCTTATGGAGTTCCAGGAGATGCTGAAAAGTGATGAAAAATTTCTCTGGAACCTGCTCAGCCTGTCTCAGGAAGGGAATTTTAAAGCAGGGCGGTTTGCCTTGATTTCCGCCGATGAGTTGATTATCGCCCATACCAATGAAAACGAATATAAATCCTTTGTGGCCAATAAAAAGAACGAGGCGCTCCAATCCCGGATCATCGTGATTCCAGTTCCTTATAACCTGAAAATCAGTTCTGAGGTTAAAATCTATGAAAAGCTGATCCAGCAAAGTGATCTTAAGGGGATTCACTTGGCTCCTCACAGCCTCTGGACGGCTTCAGCTTTCAGTATCATCTCCCGGCTGAAACCCTCCAAAAAGCAAGGTATGGATCTGGTCAAGAAAATGCGTCTCTACGATGGGGAAGATGTGGAAGGGTTTAATCAGAAGGATATTAAAGATATTATGACTGAGGGTGAAGAGCAGGGTGAAGGGATGAGCGGCGTTGATCCCCGCTACGTTATTAACCGTATCTCAACAGCTCTCATCCGCGATCACAAATCCTGCATCAATGCCTTGGATATTTTACGAGCACTTAAGGATGGCCTTTCCCAACATACCTCTATCACCAAAGAGGAGCGAGAAAATCTGGTCAATCTCATTGCGGTCGCCCGCAAGGAATATGATGAAGTAGCGAAAAAAGAGGTCCAAAAAGCCTTTGTTTACGCTTATGAAGAATCGGCTAAATCTTTACTCAATAACTATCTGGATAATGTCGAAGCCTATTGTAACTCCAGCAAGCTTTACGACCCGATTACGGGAGAGGAGTTAGAGCCGGACGAGCAACTCATGCGCAGCATCGAAGAGCAGATTGGGGTATCGGAGAACGCCAAAAAAGCCTTTCGGGAAGAAATACTGATCCGCATTTCCATTTATGCCCGCAAAAACAAGGCTTTTCAATACACTTCTCATGAGCGGTTAAGAGAGGCTATCGAGAAGAAATTATTTGCCGATCTTAAAGATGTGATTAAGGTGACGACTTCAGTATCCCATCCGGACCAGGAGCAATTGCGCCGCATTAATGAAGTGACGGATCGCCTGATTCAGCTTCATGGGTACTGCCCCATTTGTGCCAATGAAATCGTCAAATATGTCGGCTCCCTTCTCAATCGTTAAGGAGGGATGAGCCATGAGTGATGATATTATTGTCAGCCGGGAGGACTGGGGCTTACATCGCAAAGGTTATCTGGATCAAAACCGGCACAAAGAGAAAGTTCAGGAAGCGATCAAAAAGCAGCTTGGGGATTTAATCGTTGATGAAAGTATCATCCTCAGTGATGGCAAAAAGGCTACTAAAATCCCGATGCGTTCCTTAGAAGAATTCCGATTTCGCTTTGATTACAACAAGAAAAAACACACAGGCCAGGGAAACAAAAGAATGCAAAATGGTGATATCCTGGCCCGGGAAAGCCAGCGTAAACAAGGGGCCGGTAAAGGTCCGGGTGCCGGAGATGAGCCGGGCATCGATATTTATGAGGCTGAAGTCACCTATGAGGATCTGGCGACACTTCTTTTTGAGGAATTGCAGCTTCCCAATTTGGATGATAAAAAGCGCCCCTTGATTGCTCATGATAAACCGGAATTTAAAGATATTCGCAAGAAAGGCCTGATGGCAAATATTGATAAAAAACGCACTCTTATCGAAAGCATCAAAAGGCAGGCCCTGGCCGGCAAGGATCAAGACCTTAAAATTCTTCCTGAGGATTTGCGCTTTAAGACCTGGGAAACCCATCCTAACTATGAAACCAATGCTGTTATCCTGGCTATGATGGATACCTCAGGGTCCATGGGCCAGTTTGAAAAATATATATCGCGAACTTTCTTTTTCTGGATGGTGCGTTTCTTAAGGGAAAAGTACGAAAATGTGGAAATGCGCTTTTTGGCCCATCACACTGAAGCGAAAGAAGTCACGGAAGAGGAGTTTTTTACCCGGGGAGAAAGCGGTGGAACTCGTTGTTCCTCTGTCTATCAACTGGCTTTAGAAATCATCCGGCGGGATTATCCTCCTGCCCACTATAATATTTATCCGGTTCATTTTACTGATGGCGATAATATTGGCTCAGACAACACCCGGTCCTTGAATCTGATGCAAAAGCTTGTGGACGTGAGTCAGGTAGTTGGCTATGGCGAGATTCTCAGAACCCACTACTCCAGCACGCTCATGTCCTCTCTAAAGCGTATTACGGATCCCAAGCTCCGCTTTGTCACGATTCGCGATCGCCAAGAGGTTTATGAAGCGCTGAAAACGGTATTTTCATAGCCGTGCTGGCGCCGGCAGAGGATGAAAAAGATCAGGAGAGGTGTCTATGGACTATGAGGTGACAGAACTCAGCTATTATGCTCAAGAAATTGCCAATGTGGCCAGAGGCCTGGGGCTTGACTTTTACCCAGTGCATTTTGAGGTCTGCCCGGCTGAAGCGATTTATTCTTTTGGGGCTTATGGGATGCCGGTGCGTTTCACACATTGGAGCTTTGGCAAGGCTTTCTATCGTATGAAAATGCAGTATGATTTGAATCTCACCCGGATCTACGAACTCGTCATCAACTCGAACCCATCTTATGCGTTTCTGTTGGAAGGGAATCGCTTGATCCAGAATAAGCTGGTCATAGGCCATGTCTATGCTCATGTGGATTTTTTTAAGCATAACCGCTATTTCCGACGAACCCCTCAGGACATGGTGCTGCGCATGGAAGCTCATGCCCGGCGCATGCGGGACTACGAACTGGAGCATGGCCGGGATAAGGTGGAACAAACGTTAGATGCGGTATTAGCCATTCAAGAGCATGTGGATTACAGAGCCCATTTAGGGCCCCAAAAAGGCTCCGCCGAAAATTCCAACAAAAAAGGCGGAGCGGAAAAGAAAACTTCCGTCCACCTAACTGAATATGCAGACCTTTGGGATAGAGAAACTGATGATGAAGTTGAGGAAAAATTACCGGAGGAAGACCTGCTGCTTTATTTGATGACTCATTCTTCAAGTCTGGAAGATTGGCAGCGGGATATTCTGAGTATGATCCGTGAGGAATCCCTATACTTTTATCCGCAGATTGAAACAAAAATCATTAATGAAGGGTGGGCCACCTTTTGGCATTCCCGAATTATGAGAGAACTGGACCTCACTGACGCCGAGGCGGTAGACTTTGCCGTAATGCACAGTCAAGTTGTACAGCCTTCAAAGCTGCAGCTCAATCCCTATTACTTAGGCGTTAAGATATGGGAACATCTTGCTGAGCATCATGACTGGGAAACCTTGTTTGAGATACGAGAGATGGAGAATGACATTTCCTTTGTGCGCAATTATCTCAATCAAGAATTGGTTGAGGAACTCAACCTCTTTAATTATCGTAAGGTAGGTGCCCACTGGCAAGTCATGGATACCGCATGGGAGAAGGTGCGCGATAACCTGGTTAAGCAGCTGGTCCATGGCGGCCATCCCCGTATTTTAGTCATGGATGGGGATTACGAGGGAAAAGGCGGGCTCTATCTTGTTCATGGGCATGAGGGACTCGACTTGGACATTGTTTATCTGGAAAGAACTTTGCAGCTGCTGCAGACATTGTGGGGTAAAGGTGTTTATCTGGAAACTGTGGTGGATGGCAAAAAGATTCTTTTCGAATGCACGAACAGCGGTATTTCCCGGAAGAGCATGGCAAAAGTTCAGGATAGGCAGAAGGAGGAAAGGGTGTGAGGCCGCTTGCATCTGGGGCATCTGTAGCAGAGGGGTAAAAGGTCTTGGTTCGGGTCGCGTAGCTTTACGCACAACGCGTACTCCATAGCTCCGGAGCTGGTCAACTTGCTCTCTTAACAGCTCCCGCCAAACCTCAGGGTAATACCTGATGTGAACCGTGGCTCCGCTACGTTAAGAAAGCCTAGTTGACCTGACCGCCCCTCCGCTAAATCCGTCCGCGTTCGTACGTAAAGCTACTGCTTGCGGGCCTCCCTTTAGCACAGCTCTTGGGAATCTTATGAGCATTTCCGGGGGTCCCCCCAGAGCCATTCCCCAAGCCGCCGACCCTGCCGCCCCCAGCGGCGTCGGCAAGACGGAAAAAATAGCTTGGGTCGCGACTCATCCCGCAAAGCCTGCATGCAAACACCTGCAAAGCAGCCCAAGGATTTTGCTTTACGGAAGAGAGCGAATTTAAGCGAGCGGAAACAAAACTTCGCGAAAAGCCCGCAGCGGAGAAAGGTTGGAAACAGGACGTTTCCAACCGGCTATGAGAACAAGTGCGAAAGCAGTGCTTTCGAGGAGCCGATTTAGCCACGAAACCCGGGCGAGGGTTTCGCCCAAGCCGCCACGCCACAGAGACCGACTTAGCGGCGCAGGTGGACCTTTCGGAGCGGAGGGATTTGAGCGGTAGTTTTGTCCGCACAGCTTATGGAGCGACCGCTGTAAAGCAAAATCCTGGAGAAACTCCCCAGGACTTTTGCACAAAACCGCTTTAGAGGCATGACCCTAAAGAAAGCTCTACCTACGGAGAAAGGAGGAACCCCCTTGTTAGAACAATTGCTGACCGCACTGGGAGAGTTCGTCGTCGAATTGATCTCCAGCCTGGGCTACTTTGGAGTCTTTCTGGCCATGGCCATCGAAAGCGCCTGTATCCCTCTGCCCAGTGAAATTATCCTTCCCTTTACGGGGTATATGGTGTACATAGGACACTTTGACTTTTGGACGGCTACTTTAGCGGCCACACTAGGCAATCTTTTTGGCGGTCTCATCGCCTATTATGTAGGTGTCCGGGGAGGCCGGCCTTTTATTCAGCGTTATGGACATTATTTTTTTATCAAGGAAAAGGAATTGCAGTGGACTGAGCGTTTATTCAGCCGGCATGGGGAAATTACTGTCTTAGTGGGACGTCTGCTGCCCGTGATACGAACCTTCATATCCCTGCCTGCCGGTATAGCAAAAATGAGTGCCGTGAAAATGGCTATCTATACAGTACTGGGGGCACTGCCCTGGTGTATGTTCTTAATCATCGTCGGAGAAAAGCTGGGCGCTAACTGGAACTCACTTAAGCCATTATTCCACCGCCTGGATCTAGTGATCGGTGTGCTCATCCTGGCAGGTATAGGCTATTTCTTTTTTAAGCGCAAGGGCCGCAAAAGGCGATAAAAGGGTTCTATTCTTTGCGGCAAAACGGACATACTCCAAAAAATCTGAGCCAATGCTCCTCGATTTGATACCCACTGTCTTGCTCAAGCTTCCCGGCGATGTTGGAGATGGGGCATTCTCCTATCCATTCTTCAGTACGACCGCATTGGGAACAGATTAACTGGTGAGAATGATGATGATGAGATGTCAAGCTTTCCAGACGATATTTTTCACCGCCGGCACTGAATTCTTCAGATCTCAGCAGACCTAAGCTTTTGAGCAAGCTCAGCACGCGATAGATGGAGGCGACACCAATAGGAACGTTTTCCTGCTGAAGAAGGTTATGAATATCGTAAGCACCTAAAAATTCAGAATGGCTGGTTAAGGTGCTGATAACTTTTTTACGCGGGTCAGTAAGGCGATAGCCCTTTTCTTGAATGAGTTGGATGATCTCATTGTATTCCATTTTTTTGTTCACCCTTTCTCAGAGGTCTTTACACGACCAAAACTGCGGCCCAGACTGACTCGTTTGGGCGAACAGAGAAAGCTCAGCAAAAAGATTACAGCTGCTGTCAGAGCGATACTGGCTCCGGAAGCCACATTTAAATAATAGGAGAGATAAAGGCCGAGGATGGCGCTGATTAATCCAAAAAAGACAGAGAGCAGCACTAATTTTTTCAGGGAATGAGTCCACTGAAAAGCCGACGCGGCAGGAATGGTCAGCAGTGCGGTGACAAGAATAATGCCAACGGTTTGAGAGGCCACCACTACGGTCACAGCGATCATGGCCAACATGGCATAATGCAGGCGCGCACGGGGCAACCCAGTCACTTCGGCCATTTCCGGATCAAAGGCATAATAAACGAACTCTTTGTAGAATACCGTAAGAATGGCAAGAATCAGACATGTTGAGCCAACAATGATCATCAAGTCAAAAGAACCGATGGATAGTACCGAACCGAAAAGATAGCCGGTTAAATTGCTTGAATAGAATTTAAAAGAGCTGATTAATGCTACCCCTAAAGCCATGGAAGTGGAAAAGAGAATGCCAATGGCTGTATCCAAGCTGACTTTGGCTTTCTCATGGAGCGCACCAATAAATAAGGCAAGACCTATGGTATAAATATTGCCGGCAATGTATAAATTCCAGCCTAGGAGATAGCCGATGGCTAACCCCGCTAAAGAACCATGTGCTAAGCCCTCGCCGATAAAGGCCAGACGTCTTAAGATTACAAAGGTTCCGACGACTGCCGTAAGCACTGCCACAGCAATGGTGCCGATGAGGGCCCGCTGCATGAAAGCATATTGCAAAGGCTCAATAAGTAGATGCATATGGAATATTCCCTCCCAGCTGACTTCCCATGAAAGTGCGCTCCAGAATATGCGGGACCAAAACCTCCTGAGGAGGACCAAAAGCGATAACCGTTTGATTGAGGCAAATTATCAAATCAAAATGATGATACTCCAACGCCCCTAAATCATGGGTGGTGGTAAGGATGGTTATGCCATCGCCGTGGAGGTCCTCAATCAGGCGAAAAATGCTTTGCTGAGAAGGGATATCTAACCCTGTGGCCGGCTCGTCCAATAGCAACAGACGGGATTCCGTGGCCAGGGCCCGGGCGATCAGAACTCTTTGCTGCTGGCCTCCGGAAAGCTGCCCAATCGGGCGATCCTTCAGATTCAACATATTAACTTTGCTTAAGGCCTGCTCCACCAGATGATGATCCTCGGCTCGGGGACGGTTAAACCAACCTAACCGTCCGGTCCGGCCTAACAGAACCACCTCATAGACCGAAATCGGAAAATCTTTATCCATGGTTTTCAGCTGGGGGACATAGCCTAACTGCATTTTGCGCCGCCATTCCCGAGTCGGGGGCTGTCCAAAGACCTTAACGCTTCCTTTGGTGCCCTGATTCAGACCGACAATGCTTTTAATCAAGGTGGACTTTCCAGAGCCATTGGGGCCGATGATGCCGACGCAGGACCCGCTGGAAATACGCAGATTGATATCCCATAAAATATCCAGTTGGGGAAGTGAATAGTAGAACGAATCAAACTCAACGGCCGACATTGTAAAACCTTCTTCCTGATGTGGGGTGACTTAGGTGAAGTTTACTTAAGCGCTGTGACAATGGCTGTGGTGTTGTGCTTCATGATCTCGATATAGCTGTCGGTTTCCGGCGTAACGCCAAGGGTATCATTATACAGATCTTCCACGACCTTAATCCCGGTTTCTTGGGCCAGTTGCAGAACAAGCTTGGTATTGAAACCCACTTCACCAAAGATAGCCTTGACCTGATGCTCTTTAATCAATTCGATGAGCTGAGCATAATCCTTTGCCGAAGGTTCAGACTCATCTCCGTGAACCACCGGTCGCAGGACGGTGAGTCCGTATCGCTCTGTATAATAGACCCAGGCATCATGGTAGACGATCAAATTTCGATTCTCTTGGGGGATCGTAAGAATTTGTTCCTGTATCCACTGATCCAGAGCTTCCAGTTCCCGCAGATAGTTTTCGGCATTGGCTTTAAAGCTCTCCTGATCCTGAGGATAGGTCTCAATTAAGGCATCACGAATATGCTCAACATAATGTTGAGCATTTTTTACATCCAGCCAAAGGTGAGGGTTCCCTTGGGAATGGTCATGGCCATCACCTTCCCTATGGATTTCATCTTCGTCGTGAGCACCCTCTTCCTCATGATCGCTTTCATGCTCATCATGATGGTCTTTAATGCCCAGTAT
The window above is part of the Desulfitobacterium chlororespirans DSM 11544 genome. Proteins encoded here:
- the cobO gene encoding cob(I)yrinic acid a,c-diamide adenosyltransferase, with the translated sequence MANLEKGLIQIYTGNNKGKTTAALGLTLRAVGHGYHVFILQFMKGRQDYGELQGLKRLEPECRLEQYGSPGWVFKGQAEENDCREARAGLERAREIMMSGEWDIVILDEIVNAIWFELIPEEEVIELLAQKPEHVEIIMTGRNASPQLIEKAHLVTEMVDIKHPYELGIQARKGIEY
- a CDS encoding PrkA family serine protein kinase, translating into MEVIQWLKNYRDREAALAWNGTFTEYLLKIVENPKLAMHAHARIYEMIRKAGIKEENDHKNYAFFNKELFGMEKTLERLVEEYFHSAAKRLDVRKRILLLMGPVSGGKSTIVTLLKKGLEDYTRTEEGAVYAIDGCPMHEDPLHLLPQVLREEFEQQYGIRIEGNLCPVCRLRVEEEFQGRVEDVPIKRIVFSEEQRVGIGTFTPSDPKSQDIADLTGSIDFSTITEYGSESDPRAYRFDGELNKANRGLMEFQEMLKSDEKFLWNLLSLSQEGNFKAGRFALISADELIIAHTNENEYKSFVANKKNEALQSRIIVIPVPYNLKISSEVKIYEKLIQQSDLKGIHLAPHSLWTASAFSIISRLKPSKKQGMDLVKKMRLYDGEDVEGFNQKDIKDIMTEGEEQGEGMSGVDPRYVINRISTALIRDHKSCINALDILRALKDGLSQHTSITKEERENLVNLIAVARKEYDEVAKKEVQKAFVYAYEESAKSLLNNYLDNVEAYCNSSKLYDPITGEELEPDEQLMRSIEEQIGVSENAKKAFREEILIRISIYARKNKAFQYTSHERLREAIEKKLFADLKDVIKVTTSVSHPDQEQLRRINEVTDRLIQLHGYCPICANEIVKYVGSLLNR
- the yhbH gene encoding sporulation protein YhbH translates to MSDDIIVSREDWGLHRKGYLDQNRHKEKVQEAIKKQLGDLIVDESIILSDGKKATKIPMRSLEEFRFRFDYNKKKHTGQGNKRMQNGDILARESQRKQGAGKGPGAGDEPGIDIYEAEVTYEDLATLLFEELQLPNLDDKKRPLIAHDKPEFKDIRKKGLMANIDKKRTLIESIKRQALAGKDQDLKILPEDLRFKTWETHPNYETNAVILAMMDTSGSMGQFEKYISRTFFFWMVRFLREKYENVEMRFLAHHTEAKEVTEEEFFTRGESGGTRCSSVYQLALEIIRRDYPPAHYNIYPVHFTDGDNIGSDNTRSLNLMQKLVDVSQVVGYGEILRTHYSSTLMSSLKRITDPKLRFVTIRDRQEVYEALKTVFS
- a CDS encoding SpoVR family protein — encoded protein: MDYEVTELSYYAQEIANVARGLGLDFYPVHFEVCPAEAIYSFGAYGMPVRFTHWSFGKAFYRMKMQYDLNLTRIYELVINSNPSYAFLLEGNRLIQNKLVIGHVYAHVDFFKHNRYFRRTPQDMVLRMEAHARRMRDYELEHGRDKVEQTLDAVLAIQEHVDYRAHLGPQKGSAENSNKKGGAEKKTSVHLTEYADLWDRETDDEVEEKLPEEDLLLYLMTHSSSLEDWQRDILSMIREESLYFYPQIETKIINEGWATFWHSRIMRELDLTDAEAVDFAVMHSQVVQPSKLQLNPYYLGVKIWEHLAEHHDWETLFEIREMENDISFVRNYLNQELVEELNLFNYRKVGAHWQVMDTAWEKVRDNLVKQLVHGGHPRILVMDGDYEGKGGLYLVHGHEGLDLDIVYLERTLQLLQTLWGKGVYLETVVDGKKILFECTNSGISRKSMAKVQDRQKEERV
- a CDS encoding DedA family protein, encoding MLEQLLTALGEFVVELISSLGYFGVFLAMAIESACIPLPSEIILPFTGYMVYIGHFDFWTATLAATLGNLFGGLIAYYVGVRGGRPFIQRYGHYFFIKEKELQWTERLFSRHGEITVLVGRLLPVIRTFISLPAGIAKMSAVKMAIYTVLGALPWCMFLIIVGEKLGANWNSLKPLFHRLDLVIGVLILAGIGYFFFKRKGRKRR
- a CDS encoding Fur family transcriptional regulator, with the protein product MEYNEIIQLIQEKGYRLTDPRKKVISTLTSHSEFLGAYDIHNLLQQENVPIGVASIYRVLSLLKSLGLLRSEEFSAGGEKYRLESLTSHHHHSHQLICSQCGRTEEWIGECPISNIAGKLEQDSGYQIEEHWLRFFGVCPFCRKE
- a CDS encoding metal ABC transporter permease translates to MHLLIEPLQYAFMQRALIGTIAVAVLTAVVGTFVILRRLAFIGEGLAHGSLAGLAIGYLLGWNLYIAGNIYTIGLALFIGALHEKAKVSLDTAIGILFSTSMALGVALISSFKFYSSNLTGYLFGSVLSIGSFDLMIIVGSTCLILAILTVFYKEFVYYAFDPEMAEVTGLPRARLHYAMLAMIAVTVVVASQTVGIILVTALLTIPAASAFQWTHSLKKLVLLSVFFGLISAILGLYLSYYLNVASGASIALTAAVIFLLSFLCSPKRVSLGRSFGRVKTSEKG
- a CDS encoding metal ABC transporter ATP-binding protein; its protein translation is MSAVEFDSFYYSLPQLDILWDINLRISSGSCVGIIGPNGSGKSTLIKSIVGLNQGTKGSVKVFGQPPTREWRRKMQLGYVPQLKTMDKDFPISVYEVVLLGRTGRLGWFNRPRAEDHHLVEQALSKVNMLNLKDRPIGQLSGGQQQRVLIARALATESRLLLLDEPATGLDIPSQQSIFRLIEDLHGDGITILTTTHDLGALEYHHFDLIICLNQTVIAFGPPQEVLVPHILERTFMGSQLGGNIPYASTY
- a CDS encoding metal ABC transporter substrate-binding protein, with amino-acid sequence MRSFVHYSHWLKLFLIASLAFFATGCSAEKPVSTMNQKVVITSISPLADLIKNVGGESIQVISLVPTGSDPHTYEPTPEAVRQVTGAKLFFANGVGQEAYLEKLITNSQNKDLRTVILADGLNILGIKDHHDEHESDHEEEGAHDEDEIHREGDGHDHSQGNPHLWLDVKNAQHYVEHIRDALIETYPQDQESFKANAENYLRELEALDQWIQEQILTIPQENRNLIVYHDAWVYYTERYGLTVLRPVVHGDESEPSAKDYAQLIELIKEHQVKAIFGEVGFNTKLVLQLAQETGIKVVEDLYNDTLGVTPETDSYIEIMKHNTTAIVTALK